Proteins from a genomic interval of Pantoea deleyi:
- the sseA gene encoding 3-mercaptopyruvate sulfurtransferase, with protein MTTPLFVSADWLHEHYDDEGLQVLDARLLPPGMEAVRNVQAEYLAEHLPDAPYFDIEALSDHTSPYPHMLPRAEAFAVAMRELGISSDKHLIVYDEGTLFSAPRAWWMLHTFGVARVSILAGGLQGWKAAGYALATGPVTLPEGEFEAHADESRVKRLTDVLLISHEGGAQIVDARAANRFNAEVDEPRPGLHRGHIPNSLNVPWNTLVGQGKLKPDAELRHLFADAGVDISRPVVASCGSGVTAVVLILALTALGVRDATLYDGSWGEWGSRDDLPIAK; from the coding sequence ATGACGACTCCCCTGTTTGTGTCCGCCGACTGGCTGCATGAGCATTACGATGATGAGGGGCTTCAGGTGCTGGATGCCCGACTGCTGCCGCCCGGCATGGAGGCGGTGCGCAATGTTCAGGCTGAATATCTGGCGGAGCATCTGCCCGATGCGCCCTACTTCGATATCGAAGCCCTTTCCGATCACACCAGCCCCTATCCGCATATGCTGCCGCGCGCCGAGGCTTTCGCCGTGGCGATGCGCGAGCTGGGCATCAGCAGCGATAAGCATCTGATCGTCTATGATGAGGGGACTCTCTTTTCCGCCCCGCGCGCCTGGTGGATGCTGCACACCTTTGGTGTGGCGCGGGTGTCGATCCTGGCGGGTGGATTACAGGGCTGGAAAGCGGCGGGGTATGCGCTGGCAACCGGCCCGGTGACGCTGCCGGAAGGTGAGTTTGAAGCGCACGCGGATGAAAGCCGGGTGAAGCGCCTGACGGATGTGCTGCTGATCAGCCATGAAGGCGGCGCACAGATCGTGGATGCGCGTGCCGCTAACCGCTTTAACGCGGAGGTGGATGAGCCGCGTCCCGGCCTGCATCGCGGGCATATTCCCAACAGCCTGAACGTGCCGTGGAATACGCTGGTCGGGCAGGGAAAACTGAAACCGGATGCGGAACTGCGCCACCTGTTTGCCGACGCGGGCGTGGATATCAGCCGCCCGGTGGTCGCCAGCTGCGGCTCCGGCGTTACGGCGGTGGTGCTGATTCTGGCGCTGACCGCGCTGGGCGTTCGGGATGCCACGCTGTATGACGGCTCCTGGGGCGAATGGGGCAGTCGCGACGACTTACCGATCGCGAAATAA
- the trmJ gene encoding tRNA (cytosine(32)/uridine(32)-2'-O)-methyltransferase TrmJ: MLQNIRIVLVETSHTGNMGSVARAMKTMGLTNLYLVNPLVKPDSQAISLAAGASDVIGDAKIVDSLDEAIAGCSLVVGTSARSRSLPWPMLDGRECGVKSVEEAQQAPVALVFGRERVGLTNEELQKCHYHVAIQANPEYSSLNLAMAVQIIAYEVRMAWLQSQEQATPQPTYEASPYPLVDDLERFYQHMEQMMLNSGFIREATPGQVMSKLRRLYTRARPERDELNILRGMLSSFEKPKIEKK; this comes from the coding sequence ATGTTGCAAAATATCCGTATCGTGCTGGTCGAAACTTCCCATACCGGTAACATGGGTTCCGTGGCCCGCGCCATGAAAACCATGGGGTTAACCAACCTCTATCTGGTGAATCCGCTGGTCAAGCCTGACTCCCAGGCGATCTCCCTGGCGGCCGGTGCCAGCGATGTGATCGGCGACGCTAAAATCGTCGACTCGCTGGATGAGGCAATTGCCGGATGCAGTCTGGTGGTGGGCACCAGCGCCCGTTCCCGTTCGCTGCCCTGGCCGATGCTGGATGGACGCGAATGTGGCGTGAAAAGTGTGGAAGAGGCCCAGCAGGCACCGGTTGCGCTGGTATTTGGTCGCGAACGTGTTGGCCTGACCAACGAAGAGCTGCAGAAGTGCCACTATCATGTCGCCATTCAGGCGAACCCGGAATACAGCTCGCTGAATCTGGCGATGGCCGTGCAGATCATCGCCTATGAAGTGCGTATGGCCTGGCTGCAGTCGCAGGAGCAGGCGACCCCGCAACCGACGTATGAAGCGTCTCCCTATCCGCTGGTCGATGACCTCGAACGCTTCTATCAGCATATGGAACAGATGATGCTGAACAGCGGCTTTATCCGTGAAGCGACGCCGGGCCAGGTGATGAGCAAACTGCGTCGTCTCTACACCCGTGCGCGTCCGGAACGCGACGAACTGAATATCCTGCGCGGGATGCTGTCGTCGTTTGAAAAGCCGAAAATCGAGAAAAAATAA
- the iscR gene encoding Fe-S cluster assembly transcriptional regulator IscR — MRLTSKGRYAVTAMLDVALHSHEGPVPLADISERQGISLSYLEQLFSRLRKNDLVSSVRGPGGGYLLGKASNTISVGEVITAVDESVDATKCQGKEGCQGGERCLTHVLWRDLSVRISDFLNNITLAELVNNQEILDVADRQNAIDNRRFQSPRAQEINVNQRAS, encoded by the coding sequence ATGAGACTGACATCCAAAGGACGTTATGCCGTTACTGCCATGCTGGACGTTGCCCTTCACTCTCATGAAGGCCCCGTTCCGCTGGCTGATATTTCTGAACGTCAGGGCATTTCGCTCTCCTATCTGGAGCAGTTATTCTCGCGGCTGCGTAAAAACGATCTCGTCTCCAGCGTCCGTGGTCCGGGCGGCGGTTATCTGCTGGGCAAAGCCTCAAACACCATCTCTGTCGGGGAAGTGATCACCGCGGTGGATGAGTCCGTCGATGCCACGAAATGTCAGGGCAAAGAGGGCTGCCAGGGGGGCGAGCGTTGCCTGACCCACGTCCTGTGGCGTGACCTGAGCGTGCGCATTAGCGATTTCCTGAACAACATTACGCTGGCGGAGCTGGTGAACAATCAGGAGATCCTGGATGTGGCCGACCGTCAGAATGCGATCGACAATCGTCGCTTCCAGAGCCCGCGCGCTCAGGAAATTAACGTCAACCAGCGCGCCTCCTGA
- a CDS encoding IscS subfamily cysteine desulfurase has product MKLPIYLDYAATTPADPRVASKMMQFLTLDGTFGNPASRSHRFGWQSEEAVDVARNQIAELVNADPREIVFTSGATESDNLAIKGAAHAHQARGRHIITSQTEHKAVLDSCQQLEREGFTVTYLTPAADGIISPDQLRAALRDDTILVTLMQVNNETGVIQDIAAFGELCRERGILFHVDATQSVGKLPIDLSVLPVDLMSFSAHKLYGPKGIGALYVRRKPRVQIAAQIHGGGHERGMRSGTLPVHQIAGMGEAYRIAAEERETEMARLQGLRLRLWEGISMLPGVSLNGSLQQGAPNILNLSFADVEGESLIMALKDLALSSGSACTSASLEPSYVLRAMGLDEELAHSSLRFSLGRFTTEEEIDYAIALVQKSVTRLRAVMKS; this is encoded by the coding sequence ATGAAATTACCGATTTACCTGGATTATGCCGCCACCACGCCGGCCGATCCGCGTGTGGCCAGCAAAATGATGCAGTTTCTGACGCTGGATGGCACGTTCGGTAATCCGGCCTCGCGATCGCACCGTTTTGGCTGGCAGTCTGAAGAGGCGGTGGATGTCGCCCGCAATCAGATCGCCGAACTGGTCAATGCCGATCCGCGCGAAATCGTCTTCACGTCCGGCGCCACCGAATCGGACAACCTCGCGATCAAAGGGGCAGCCCATGCCCATCAGGCGCGCGGCAGACACATCATCACCAGCCAGACAGAACATAAAGCGGTGCTCGACAGCTGCCAGCAGCTTGAGCGCGAAGGCTTTACGGTCACCTACCTGACCCCGGCTGCAGATGGCATTATTTCCCCCGACCAGCTGCGTGCGGCGCTGCGTGATGACACCATTCTGGTCACCCTGATGCAGGTGAATAATGAAACCGGCGTGATTCAGGATATTGCCGCCTTTGGCGAACTCTGCCGCGAACGGGGGATTCTGTTTCATGTGGACGCGACCCAGAGCGTCGGCAAACTGCCGATCGATCTCAGCGTGCTGCCGGTGGACCTGATGTCCTTCTCTGCCCACAAACTTTACGGTCCGAAAGGGATCGGCGCGCTCTATGTGCGGCGCAAACCGCGCGTGCAGATCGCTGCGCAGATCCACGGCGGCGGCCACGAGCGCGGTATGCGCTCCGGTACGCTGCCGGTGCATCAGATTGCCGGAATGGGCGAAGCCTATCGTATCGCCGCCGAAGAGCGCGAAACCGAGATGGCGCGACTGCAGGGGCTGCGCCTGCGCCTGTGGGAAGGGATCAGCATGCTGCCCGGCGTCTCTCTCAATGGCAGTCTTCAGCAGGGCGCGCCGAACATTCTCAACCTCAGTTTTGCTGACGTTGAGGGGGAGTCCCTGATTATGGCGCTGAAAGATCTGGCACTCTCTTCCGGCTCCGCCTGTACTTCCGCCAGCCTGGAGCCTTCTTATGTCCTGCGGGCGATGGGGCTGGATGAGGAGCTGGCGCACAGTTCGCTGCGCTTCTCGCTGGGGCGCTTCACCACAGAAGAAGAGATCGACTACGCCATTGCCCTGGTGCAGAAATCGGTGACCCGCCTGCGCGCCGTCATGAAATCCTGA
- a CDS encoding alpha-2-macroglobulin family protein encodes MKKRTNRLLFSMLFGGALLAAALTPVLPLQAAEAPAAAQVSKPLTIIDLSELQIDGAAALVLTFSQPLDEKQDFAQNVRLTDDKQGRVDGGWELSGNRKTLRFRHPEPSRHFTVTVAAGLRAASGETLAADYSQKIVTRDIQPMVGFASRGALLPLRITQGLPVLALNVDQVDVDFFRIKNAGLAEFLAQWNYGNTLSSWQSEDLLKSSQLVYSGRFALNPAHNTREKLQLPMSDIAALQQPGVYLAVMKQAGTYRYSQPATLFTLSDIGLSLHRFPTQLELFAQSLANGQPLSGVSVRLLDEKGQVLQSGTSDGSGHLRLRADEKGKLLLAVQGEQTSLIDLARPALDLAEFPVAGPQGYEKQLFVFGPRDIYRPGETVIVNALLRDADGKPLPAQPIKAELVQPDGQVMRTFVWQPEAGLYQQRLPIPDAAMTGDWMLRLNTGDNLKREWRFHVEDFLPERMALTLKSDPQPQPADASVAFGIEGRYLYGAPAAGNTLQGQLYLRPAREAVAALPGYQFGDITEEGLKRTLDEVELKLDASGKATLAVENQWDQLHSPLNLILQASLLETGGRPVTRRITQAIWPAEALPGIRPLFGNKAVYDYRTDRYHDEPTVPEGGQAEFDIVYASSQGQKRAADKLTVRLIQERRDDYWSFSDSGGWQSQYSNKDLQEDERIIAVPADGSTRVSFPVEWGHYRLEVQAGEKIVSSVRFQAGYDWQDNTNGTGALRPDQVRLKLDKAAYQPGDTVHLQVESPAAGKGYLMVESASGTLWWQPLTVPQGGVRVDVPVAESWRRHDLYFSAIVVRDGDKASGATPKRAVGLLHLPMATEARRLALTLDAPDKIRPEQTLTVRVHASRDGGPLPEKINVLLSAVDSGVLSVTDFRTPDPWQAFFGRKRYNADQYDVFGQLIEGGGRLAALRFGGDGDDDSMTRGGKKPVTHVNIVAQQLQAVTLDKEGNGVITLPVPAFNGELRLMTQAWSDDSFGAAERRLTVAAPLISELATPRFLASGDSATLALDITNLTDLPQTLSVDLSSAGLVDLAGAASQRVTLARGARTTLQIPITAKTGFGDGEVSVAISGLNLPGETLRPMKQQWKIGVRPPYPASTLSFDAVISPDQPWQVAAAAFTGLDPQTLSGQLTLSNRPPLNIAHYISALYAYPYGCLEQTTSGLWPSLYTRHAELSAMGIKTSSDEARRAAIDTGIARLAGMQRANGSFGLWDKQSEEEFWLTPYVTDFLLRASEAGYALPDNVVDRANARLLRYLQDPAQISGGGSDSNAALRFSVQAYAGLVLARQQRAPLGALRAIYEQREHARSGLALMQLGVALKLMGDGPRAQQAIMQGATLTRPEKTWYGDYGSTVRDEGMMIALLAEYKLQPALQNSLLLALSKEVSGKRWFSTQENNALWLAARTLQQAQDQGWQALLAGSPQPLQGNAPLNRGLGAERLLQGVEVRNPGSAPLYGRLDVTGYPLTAPPPESNLLGIKREYFTLDGKAADLSNLRSGELLVVRLTVSSKRSISDALVVDLLPAGLELENQNLADSSASLGDSADALKESMGDMQQVDIRHIEFRDDRFVAALAIDTYRPATLVYLARAVTPGRFLMPPPQVESMYVPAWRATGSTPSQLHIQ; translated from the coding sequence ATGAAAAAACGCACTAACCGACTGCTGTTCAGCATGTTGTTCGGAGGGGCGCTGCTGGCGGCAGCCCTGACTCCCGTTCTGCCGCTCCAGGCGGCTGAGGCCCCGGCGGCAGCCCAGGTCAGCAAACCGCTGACGATTATCGATCTTTCAGAACTGCAGATCGACGGTGCAGCCGCGCTGGTGCTGACCTTCAGTCAGCCGCTCGATGAGAAACAGGATTTCGCGCAGAACGTCAGGCTGACCGACGATAAACAGGGGCGGGTGGATGGCGGCTGGGAGCTTTCCGGCAATCGCAAAACACTGCGCTTCCGCCATCCCGAACCCTCGCGTCACTTTACCGTGACGGTCGCGGCGGGCCTGCGCGCCGCCAGCGGTGAGACGCTGGCCGCCGATTACAGCCAGAAAATCGTTACCCGCGACATCCAGCCGATGGTGGGCTTTGCCAGCCGGGGCGCTCTGCTGCCGCTGCGTATCACCCAGGGGCTGCCGGTGCTGGCGCTCAACGTGGATCAGGTCGATGTCGATTTCTTCCGGATAAAGAATGCGGGCCTGGCGGAATTTCTCGCGCAGTGGAACTACGGCAACACTCTCTCCAGCTGGCAGTCTGAAGATCTGCTGAAAAGCAGCCAGCTGGTCTATTCCGGGCGCTTTGCGCTCAATCCCGCGCACAACACCCGCGAAAAACTGCAGCTGCCGATGAGTGACATCGCCGCGCTGCAGCAGCCGGGCGTCTATCTGGCCGTCATGAAGCAGGCCGGAACCTATCGCTACAGCCAGCCCGCCACGCTCTTCACCCTCAGTGATATCGGCCTTTCGCTGCATCGCTTCCCGACGCAGCTCGAACTGTTCGCCCAGAGTCTGGCAAACGGCCAGCCTCTGTCTGGCGTCAGCGTGCGCTTGCTGGATGAGAAAGGGCAGGTACTGCAGAGCGGCACCAGTGACGGGAGCGGCCATCTTCGTCTCAGAGCCGATGAAAAAGGCAAGCTGCTGCTGGCCGTGCAGGGCGAGCAGACCTCGCTGATCGACCTGGCGCGTCCGGCGCTGGATCTGGCGGAGTTTCCGGTGGCCGGGCCGCAGGGCTACGAGAAGCAGCTGTTTGTGTTCGGGCCGCGCGACATCTATCGGCCCGGTGAAACGGTCATCGTCAATGCGCTGCTTCGCGATGCCGATGGCAAGCCGTTGCCCGCCCAGCCGATTAAAGCCGAGCTGGTTCAGCCCGATGGTCAGGTGATGCGGACATTTGTCTGGCAGCCGGAGGCCGGGCTCTATCAGCAGCGTCTGCCGATCCCTGACGCCGCCATGACCGGCGACTGGATGCTGCGACTCAATACCGGCGATAACCTTAAGCGCGAATGGCGGTTCCACGTCGAGGATTTTCTGCCGGAGCGCATGGCTTTAACCCTGAAAAGCGATCCGCAGCCGCAGCCTGCCGATGCCAGCGTGGCGTTCGGTATTGAGGGGCGCTACCTCTATGGTGCGCCAGCGGCGGGCAACACGCTGCAGGGGCAGCTCTATCTCCGGCCCGCGCGCGAAGCAGTGGCGGCCCTGCCGGGCTACCAGTTTGGCGATATCACCGAGGAGGGCCTGAAGCGCACGCTGGATGAGGTGGAGCTGAAGCTCGACGCCAGCGGTAAAGCAACGCTGGCGGTCGAAAATCAGTGGGATCAGCTGCACTCACCGCTGAACCTGATCCTGCAGGCCAGCCTGCTGGAGACCGGTGGCCGTCCGGTGACGCGCCGGATCACGCAGGCTATCTGGCCCGCCGAGGCGCTGCCCGGCATCCGGCCGCTGTTCGGCAACAAAGCGGTCTATGACTACCGCACTGACCGCTATCACGATGAGCCTACCGTGCCGGAAGGCGGCCAGGCTGAATTCGACATCGTCTATGCCAGCAGTCAGGGCCAAAAACGGGCGGCGGATAAACTGACGGTGCGACTGATTCAGGAGCGCCGTGATGACTACTGGAGCTTCTCAGACAGCGGAGGCTGGCAGTCGCAGTACAGCAATAAAGATCTGCAGGAGGATGAGCGGATTATCGCGGTGCCCGCAGACGGCAGCACCCGGGTCAGTTTCCCGGTCGAGTGGGGCCACTACCGGCTGGAAGTGCAGGCGGGCGAAAAGATCGTCAGCAGCGTGCGGTTCCAGGCGGGATATGACTGGCAGGACAATACCAACGGCACGGGCGCGCTGCGGCCCGATCAGGTCAGGCTGAAGCTGGATAAAGCGGCCTATCAGCCCGGTGACACGGTGCATCTGCAGGTTGAATCTCCGGCCGCCGGTAAAGGCTATCTGATGGTGGAGTCGGCCAGCGGCACGCTCTGGTGGCAGCCGCTGACAGTGCCGCAGGGTGGCGTCAGGGTCGATGTGCCGGTGGCGGAGAGCTGGCGGCGTCACGATCTCTACTTCAGCGCCATCGTGGTGCGCGATGGCGATAAGGCCAGCGGCGCTACGCCGAAACGTGCGGTGGGGCTGCTGCATCTGCCAATGGCGACGGAGGCGCGGCGTCTGGCTCTGACGCTGGATGCGCCCGACAAAATCCGGCCCGAACAGACGCTGACGGTCAGGGTTCACGCCAGTCGTGACGGCGGCCCGCTGCCTGAAAAAATTAACGTGCTGCTCTCTGCGGTGGACAGCGGTGTGCTGAGCGTGACGGATTTCAGGACGCCCGATCCGTGGCAGGCTTTCTTTGGCCGTAAACGCTACAACGCCGATCAGTATGACGTCTTCGGGCAACTTATCGAAGGCGGAGGCAGGCTGGCGGCGCTGCGCTTTGGCGGCGACGGGGATGACGATTCGATGACACGCGGCGGTAAAAAGCCGGTCACGCACGTCAATATCGTGGCGCAGCAGCTTCAGGCGGTGACGCTGGATAAAGAAGGCAACGGGGTGATTACGCTGCCGGTGCCGGCTTTTAACGGGGAACTGCGGCTGATGACCCAGGCCTGGAGCGACGACAGCTTCGGCGCGGCAGAGCGCAGGCTGACGGTGGCGGCGCCGCTCATCAGTGAGCTGGCGACCCCGCGCTTCCTTGCCAGCGGCGACTCGGCAACGCTGGCGCTGGACATCACCAACCTGACGGATCTGCCGCAGACGCTGAGCGTGGATCTGAGTAGCGCCGGGCTGGTGGATCTGGCCGGTGCGGCCAGCCAGCGCGTGACGCTGGCCAGAGGGGCACGCACGACCCTGCAGATTCCGATAACGGCGAAAACCGGTTTTGGTGATGGTGAGGTGTCGGTCGCTATCTCCGGGCTGAATCTGCCCGGCGAGACGCTGCGGCCCATGAAACAGCAGTGGAAAATCGGTGTCAGGCCGCCTTATCCGGCCAGCACGCTGAGCTTTGATGCGGTCATCAGTCCCGATCAGCCCTGGCAGGTCGCGGCCGCGGCCTTTACCGGGCTGGATCCTCAGACCCTGAGCGGACAGCTGACGCTGAGCAATCGCCCGCCGCTCAATATCGCCCACTATATCAGCGCGCTGTACGCCTACCCGTACGGCTGCCTGGAGCAGACCACCAGCGGGCTCTGGCCGTCGCTCTACACCCGCCACGCAGAACTCAGCGCGATGGGGATAAAAACCAGCAGCGACGAGGCGCGTCGGGCCGCCATCGACACCGGTATAGCCCGGCTGGCCGGGATGCAGCGGGCCAACGGCAGTTTCGGACTGTGGGATAAGCAGAGTGAAGAGGAGTTCTGGCTGACGCCTTACGTGACGGACTTCCTGCTGCGTGCCAGCGAGGCGGGCTATGCGCTGCCGGACAACGTGGTAGATCGCGCGAATGCCCGTCTGCTGCGCTATTTGCAGGATCCGGCGCAGATTAGCGGCGGCGGCAGTGACAGCAACGCCGCCCTGCGGTTCAGCGTTCAGGCTTACGCCGGACTGGTGCTGGCGCGTCAGCAGCGCGCGCCGCTGGGGGCGCTGCGCGCGATCTATGAACAGCGTGAACATGCCCGTTCCGGTCTGGCGCTGATGCAGCTGGGTGTCGCGCTGAAGCTGATGGGCGACGGACCGCGCGCGCAGCAGGCGATTATGCAGGGCGCCACGCTGACGCGCCCGGAAAAGACCTGGTATGGCGATTACGGCAGCACGGTGCGCGATGAGGGGATGATGATCGCCCTGTTAGCGGAGTATAAGCTGCAGCCTGCGTTGCAGAACAGCCTGCTGCTGGCGCTGTCGAAAGAGGTCAGCGGTAAACGCTGGTTCTCGACCCAGGAAAATAACGCGCTCTGGCTGGCGGCCCGCACGCTGCAGCAGGCGCAGGATCAGGGCTGGCAGGCGCTGCTGGCGGGCTCTCCACAGCCTCTGCAGGGCAATGCCCCGCTGAACAGAGGGCTGGGGGCGGAGCGGCTGTTGCAGGGCGTTGAGGTGCGCAACCCGGGCAGTGCGCCGCTCTATGGGCGTCTGGATGTCACGGGCTATCCGCTGACCGCGCCGCCGCCGGAAAGCAACCTGCTCGGGATAAAACGTGAATACTTCACCCTGGATGGCAAAGCCGCCGATCTCAGTAATCTGCGCAGCGGTGAACTGCTGGTGGTCCGTCTGACCGTCTCCTCAAAGCGTAGTATCAGCGATGCGCTGGTGGTGGATTTGCTGCCTGCCGGGCTGGAGCTGGAGAACCAGAACCTGGCAGACAGCAGCGCCAGCCTCGGCGACAGCGCGGATGCGCTCAAAGAGAGCATGGGGGATATGCAGCAGGTGGACATCAGGCACATTGAGTTCCGCGACGACCGCTTTGTCGCCGCGCTGGCGATCGACACCTATCGTCCCGCGACGCTGGTCTATCTGGCGCGGGCGGTGACGCCGGGCCGTTTCCTGATGCCGCCCCCGCAGGTTGAATCGATGTATGTGCCGGCGTGGCGCGCGACCGGCAGCACACCGTCGCAGCTGCACATTCAGTAA
- the sseB gene encoding enhanced serine sensitivity protein SseB, with protein sequence MNRLEEVLKLAATEPAHRPEFFQLLLESDVWVPGESTRQQFDASTPVDLQHWEKEDGSSVIPFFTSEEAMSEAVKGEQAWLRLPVRTLFEMTRGETLFLNPRLPSGKEFTASEITHLLAEEGSALTQQTVLEGGTSLLLSDVAEPPAQMIDSLTQLFSKHKQVRRAFIATLREQADETPNLLIGIEADSNIEAIIQAAGSVATDTLPDDAPIDICEVRAEERGISHFFTAHITPFYERRWGSFLRDFKGSERII encoded by the coding sequence ATGAACCGTCTTGAAGAGGTGCTGAAGCTGGCGGCGACCGAGCCCGCCCATCGGCCTGAGTTTTTTCAACTGCTGCTGGAATCGGATGTCTGGGTACCCGGCGAAAGCACCCGGCAGCAGTTTGATGCCAGCACGCCCGTCGATCTGCAGCACTGGGAAAAAGAGGATGGCAGCAGCGTCATTCCTTTTTTCACCTCGGAAGAGGCGATGAGCGAAGCGGTCAAAGGTGAACAGGCCTGGCTGCGTCTGCCGGTGCGGACGCTGTTTGAGATGACACGCGGCGAGACGCTGTTTCTCAATCCCCGACTCCCTTCCGGTAAGGAGTTTACCGCGTCGGAGATCACGCATCTGCTGGCGGAAGAGGGCAGTGCGCTGACCCAGCAAACCGTGCTGGAGGGCGGCACCTCGCTGCTGCTTTCTGACGTGGCCGAACCGCCTGCGCAGATGATCGACTCGCTGACGCAGCTGTTCAGCAAACACAAGCAGGTGCGTCGCGCGTTTATCGCCACCCTTCGTGAGCAGGCCGACGAGACACCCAATCTGTTGATTGGGATCGAAGCGGACAGCAACATCGAGGCGATTATTCAGGCCGCGGGCAGCGTGGCAACCGACACGCTGCCGGACGACGCGCCGATCGATATCTGTGAGGTGAGGGCCGAGGAACGTGGCATCAGCCACTTCTTCACCGCCCACATCACGCCCTTTTATGAACGTCGCTGGGGCAGTTTCCTGCGTGACTTTAAGGGCAGCGAACGGATTATCTGA
- the pepB gene encoding aminopeptidase PepB, with protein sequence MTTQPMNITLSSQPADARWGEKAILSSNDSGMTLHLTGADALNTIQRAAHKIDSQGIRHVALTGEGWHLEQCWAFWQGFRGPKGQRQVEWPALGEHEQAEFDRRLKIVDWVRNVINLPAEDLGPEQLAHNAIDLISDVGGSAVSYRITKGEDLREQGYMGLHTVGRGSNRPPVFLALDYNPTGDDNAPVYACLVGKGITFDTGGYSLKQSSFMDSMKSDMGGAATVTGALAMAISRGLNKRVKLYLCCADNMVSSNAFKLGDIIRYRNGKSVEVMNTDAEGRLVLADGLIDASEQNPTMIIDAATLTGAAKTALGNDYHALFTFDEVMAQSLMGSAVSENEPFWRLPLAEFHRSHLPSNFADLNNIASPSHAAGASSAAAFLSYFVSNYQQGWLHIDCSATYRKGAVDQWAAGATGLGVRTIANLLLK encoded by the coding sequence ATGACCACACAACCGATGAACATTACGCTTAGCAGCCAGCCCGCCGATGCGCGCTGGGGCGAGAAAGCGATTCTCAGCAGCAACGATAGCGGCATGACGCTGCACCTGACCGGCGCGGATGCGCTGAATACCATTCAGCGTGCGGCGCACAAAATCGACAGCCAGGGGATCCGCCATGTGGCGCTGACCGGCGAAGGCTGGCACCTTGAGCAGTGCTGGGCCTTCTGGCAGGGTTTCCGTGGCCCGAAAGGCCAGCGTCAGGTTGAATGGCCTGCGCTGGGCGAGCACGAGCAGGCCGAGTTTGATCGTCGCCTGAAAATCGTCGACTGGGTGCGCAATGTCATTAACCTGCCCGCCGAAGACCTGGGGCCGGAGCAGCTGGCGCACAACGCCATCGACCTGATCAGCGACGTGGGCGGCAGCGCGGTCAGCTACCGCATCACCAAGGGCGAGGATCTGCGTGAGCAGGGCTATATGGGCCTGCACACCGTCGGCCGCGGTTCAAACCGTCCGCCGGTCTTCCTGGCGCTCGACTACAACCCGACCGGCGACGACAACGCCCCGGTCTACGCCTGTCTGGTCGGTAAAGGCATCACCTTTGACACCGGCGGCTACAGCCTGAAGCAGAGCAGCTTCATGGATTCGATGAAGTCGGACATGGGCGGAGCGGCAACCGTCACCGGCGCGCTGGCGATGGCGATCTCACGCGGCCTGAACAAGCGCGTGAAACTCTATCTCTGCTGTGCCGACAACATGGTCAGCAGTAACGCCTTTAAGCTGGGTGATATCATTCGCTATCGCAACGGCAAATCGGTGGAAGTGATGAACACCGACGCGGAAGGGCGTCTGGTGCTGGCCGATGGATTGATCGACGCCAGCGAGCAGAATCCGACGATGATTATCGACGCCGCTACGCTGACCGGGGCTGCCAAAACCGCGCTGGGCAACGACTACCACGCGCTGTTTACCTTTGATGAGGTGATGGCGCAGTCGCTGATGGGCAGCGCGGTGAGTGAGAACGAACCCTTCTGGCGTCTGCCGCTGGCCGAGTTCCATCGCAGCCATCTGCCGTCTAACTTCGCCGATCTTAATAACATCGCCAGCCCCTCCCATGCGGCGGGTGCCAGCAGTGCGGCGGCCTTCCTCTCCTACTTCGTCAGCAATTATCAGCAGGGCTGGCTGCATATCGACTGCTCGGCAACCTATCGCAAAGGCGCGGTCGATCAATGGGCGGCGGGGGCCACCGGTCTGGGCGTGCGCACGATTGCCAATCTGTTACTGAAATAA